In one window of Geotrypetes seraphini chromosome 3, aGeoSer1.1, whole genome shotgun sequence DNA:
- the ARF3 gene encoding ADP-ribosylation factor 3 has translation MGNIFGHLLKSLIGKKEMRILMVGLDAAGKTTILYKLKLGEIVTTIPTIGFNVETVEYKNISFTVWDVGGQDKIRPLWRHYFQNTQGLIFVVDSNDRERVNEAREELMRMLAEDELRDAVLLVFANKQDLPNAMNAAEITDKLGLHSLRHRSWYIQATCATSGDGLYEGLDWLANQLKNKK, from the exons ATGGGGAACATCTTTGGGCATCTGCTGAAAAGCTTGATTGGGAAGAAGGAGATGAGGATTCTGATGGTGGGATTGGATGCAGCTGGCAAAACCACCATTTTATATAAACTAAAACTGGGAGAGATTGTCACTACTATTCCTACCATAG GATTCAATGTTGAAACAGTAGAATACAAGAATATCAGCTTCACTGTGTGGGATGTGGGTGGCCAAGACAAGATCCGTCCACTATGGAGGCATTACTTTCAGAACACTCAGG gACTTATATTTGTTGTTGACAGTAATGATAGAGAACGAGTGAATGAGGCCCGGGAAGAGCTGATGAGAATGCTGGCTGAAGATGAGCTAAGAGATGCTGTTCTTCTGGTCTTTGCAAACAAGCAG GATCTTCCAAATGCGATGAATGCTGCTGAGATAACAGACAAGTTGGGCCTGCATTCTCTACGCCACCGCAGTTGGTACATCCAGGCCACCTGTGCCACTAGTGGAGATGGCCTGTATGAGGGGCTGGACTGGTTGGCTAACCAGCTCAAGAACAAGAAATGA